TTTTCGataattcatccaaaatttaatagtaagcATTTGAAAGCGAGGGTACCATTTCTCTTCCACTAACCCTAAAAATATGTGTAGTCTTTTAAGTTTTTGGCAATCTTTTTATGATTGTTAAGAGTAATTTacatttgaattatttgttaatatttttgtgttaagaaaattaaaataaaaaataaaaaacaaaataaaaataaaaattcaatatatgTTAAGGATCTCCCTTTCCCTTTTCTCACTCCCTCTCAACATGAACCCTGGATTTATCATCAActgattaataatttttaaacatttaaaataaatataacatttttttttttaaaaaaaaaaagaagtcaatttaataaataaaaaattactcatTTGGAATGGAAAAATTGTCGGCGATAATAATGTGGCAACGTGAAATAAGAGGGTATTTTGGAACATGTACGTGTGTGTTTCTGTTGTGCTGACTGCGTGCTGCGTTAAAATTAGGTGGGCGAGTAGAGTGGTCGGGCCGAGGGGCAATGAGTCGTTAGCtttaagaagaggaaaaaaaaaaaaaaaggggagaaaaaaGCGGGAAAGAATCCAGGAGGAGATTGAGATGCCGAGACAAGGCACACAGTACGGTAACGTGAGGAACGGCTGGAGTGTTGCTGACTGTTCCTTCTTGTTGCCGCCGTGTGGGATCCACTTCCTCGCTGGCCCCCACTTTTCGGCTTTGTTTCCAGAAGGAAAGACGGAGGGAAGCTCCGTTTGTCACGCGCACCAGTTTTGGGTCACCAAGTCTATATATGAGAATAATCAAGGCTAGGTTGTTCCGATTATCTAtatattgaaaattgaaaatatttatataagtttTGCTTGTATGGAAAACAAGGGACAGCCAAAAAGGTCGACGACTTTCGGCAACCTTCGACGGTGGTGCGTTAGTAATCTAACAGAGGTTCGATTGTGGTGGTATGGTGAACTCCATCATTTTGAGAAGGTGAAGCTTACAAACTtagaaaatggtttatggtattgaataagagaaattattttacggaaattaaaaaagatttttttgtcAACAGAgaatattttcggtttgactattatttttttagtcgcaccaaacactgaaaaatacGAAAAGTACTTTTTAGAAATCACCTTATGTTGAAACAAACGGGgcatgaatttgtaaaaatctttTATAATTCTTGAATATTCAAATTGTATGGAGTTTTTTAAATCTTATATTACAcgattatttattatttgtaaaataaaataaatattgatgtaataaataatgaattaataaaaataataaacattTATACGATAAAATtgtaactaaaataataatttaaatttaaattttttaaatgaaaaaaaccCAAGTTCATATCAATAATAATGCTGAAAATTACACATACATTCATTCACATCTTATTAAATTAATGTGGCAGTGTCAATTTTCATCTTATTGGAAGAAGACGGTTTTCTGCGGCCTTCCGGCCGGTTGTCCGGTTCCGGCCCATCTTTAACTTACTTGTAATCatgttttattaatgaaatattgTATtacattgcttttttttttaaaaaaaaaaaaaaaaaaaaaaattattctcaagaCAATTAACATCAGGCAGGGTaagaagaaaaacattaaatctctttctttctcttcgtGAATTTAATGCTTGTGTCAATAATGGAGGGGCCGGGTGGTCCAGTAATCTCATGTTACTCATTCaagatttttcaatttatttagaGGCTCAGTTGAAGTTGATGATATGGTTGGAagatattattgtaattattgtaaTGTGGGTTTGATGCACATGTCCACCTGCTCTGGAAGGGTGAGCCAGTGGCTCGTGGGATGTACTTGCCCAAGTTGcacacaaacaattaaaaaaaggcACATAAAAAATCACCAGAATCAGAATCCATCCACAAAAGATGGAAAGGagacaaggaaataaaagaaaggaaccATTGTAATCATCAAGCTGTTGATTCTGACTCACCACACACCACACCTTCCTATGGGTGGGTTTGAACCAAAAGCACACCCTCGCATGCACATTTGGATTTAAATCGGCTGCAATAAGTTGTCCGTATCAAAGAGTTAGAAAATTCGATAGAACTCACTTGTTGGGATAAGCGTGAATCTTGGAATTCGAATTGTCTAAAATAAGTAAGCCTCATCAAAAGTTGTCTCATGAACTGTCTGTATTGGCTCATTGCATATGGGCATCTTATACTAGTCCCATGGACCCAATGAACTTTAATCATCAGCATTCATGCCCATatgtttagtttttattttttgccgttgataattttgaattaatttccTCCACCCCCTTCTTTAGTTCTtctatagttttattttatgttaatattgtcgttattaatattttctattaatcTTTCAATGCTCCTCCAGTAGGATAGAAAACTACTCATATCCCCAGCTAGGGGTGAGTATTGGTTCGGTCGATATCGATAAAGGCATTTTCACTTACCGATTCGTGAAAGTCGGTTAAAGCGATTAATTAACCGACTTCATACCGACAATGAATGGTTTCGACTTAATCGGTTAGTCGGTTAATAATTGGTCGGTTAAGTTGGTTAATTGTTGGtttacaagtttttatgttaagatttatcaactTCTTTTTAACTAGAGAATTAGTAAAACttatgttttataaatgaacataaaaaataaatgaatggaACATGGACCAAAATGACACTCACAAATCATCTGgacaaataaaataagaaaacctaccaaataaaatttaaaattcacttgaaaaatcaaTTAAGTTGGTTATATGTTGattaattgacaattttttttttttttgttgttttttttgccGCCTACCAAACCGAACCGAtgttgaaacaatatttttattccgcTTACCAACTGTCAGAAGTTGGTTGTTGGTCGATGACAATTCAATGACAATCTATAAGCGGTAAACGGTTAATATGTCCATCCCTATCCCAAGCTAAACTTATACTTATAGCTTTAGGGGGCCAAGGGGCTAAAGGGCCcctcccaaattttaaaattctcttaattttttttttttttttttgtgtttttttttacaaagccTGGGCACAACCTTAGCAGATGTCGACAATGTCACTTGGGCTGAAATTCGAAGGCGATCTCTTGCTAATGGGGCCAGAAATAAGATGGGCTAGTCATAGGCTTGAGATGGATAGTCTTAAATAAACTCTTCCTCCAAGGGGCACTCTAAATCAACTTCATGTCGGCccgttcatttattttttaaccgaATTCGAACTTGTTCACAAGTTAATCGATCAACTTATTTACtgcatatataaaagtaaattaatGTCATGATTGTTTAAAAACATACAAATTACTATTTACACAGGATCTgaaaatttgtttaataaatattaaatacagTAAGCCCATCTAATCCAAACATAAGCCAAACTTATTCTtaagcaactttttttttttttttacatgtccacacaagaggaggaagacagattcaaactaatgacttccgcttcataaaACGTGATCACcagtcgattgaactacctctttaGTACATTCTGAAGCAACTTTATTCATATGATGGAGCCCGTCTTCTGattcttctctccctttcaaggaaataaaatttcgatatccacaaaaaaataaaaaataaaaaataaaataaaatcataaaatctTGGCCTAGCATATAAACGAAACGTGTAACCCTAGCTTCCATTAATATAAGCACAGAAAATAAGTATCTGGTTAAGCCCATCTGCTGTGGCTCGGAGACCCGAACCCGCATCAAAGAACAAAAGCCAAATTCCACGTTTATCCCTTACCAATTAACTTccactttttttaattaatatttttggaaatttgaaAATACTTTATTATAGAAATTATATCATTTCCAATATCTATTTCCCTTAAATTAATCatatcacatcaatatttatcactTAATTTTTACTAATACACTAAAATTTCatcatttcaaaatcaataaataacttttttttttttttaaaaaaaaatataaatttagaatacaaatacaataaaattagaaaaatgttaggtgttcttatAGCGTTCTCTTGATATTTTGTTAattgtgatgtgatttttaaaatcaccaataaattaaaagtcaataatgataatatcaaatttaacgataattttaaaaaatacgtCACAGTTAAAAAGAAACTAGGAGAACGTAAACTATAAGAAGACCTAAAATTATAGAGATTATCGACATAAATCTAAGCAGggcattttatttttgtttttctgttttttctaagcaaatacaTCAGGTAAAAGGAAAGGGGAATCCAAGCAAGGGCTTATTAGGAATTTCACTTCCAAAAATAGATATCTAATGCCACCGTTGTCATGTCACGCTTCGAATCAAAGCCATACCACTTGACAAATTTTCTCGGGAAAATTTTTGCGAGCCGAGGAGAGAAGGTGTGGGCGAATTTTCTTCTGACGAAAGATGCATTCTTTAAGTATTAAGGTTTTCACGGATTTCAATACGGGGAATACGAGGCGGTTGCCTGGCCGGGGAAGCTCCGGGTTCGCTGAGATCGAGGAGTGCACGAGAAGGCAATGGCTGAATTGCAGGGATTTCGGGAGGAATTGTAGGATTGTGGCGTGTGCTTCGCAGCGAAACGGTAATGGTAGCGGAGCGGGTCCGAGCTCGAGTCCGAGTTCGAGTTCAAGTTCGTTCTTGTCTCGGAGTCGAACCTACGCTCTGTTAAAGCAGCAAATGGAGGTCGCCGCCAAATCGGAGGTCTCTCTCCCCGagaaaaaatgattgattttgtttgttttctcagcaaccaaactgAGGATGACCGTTTTAGGAACTTAGTACTAATTGCTACTTATTCTGAGAGCCTTTTAAGAATTTAATCTTTGCTTATGGGGAATGatgaatttaagaatttaaCCTTTGCTTTAAGACATTGCGatgaattttattaataattgttcttacaagtttttgttttgatgtacAGGATTACAAAGAAGCCGCAAGGATACGTGATTCGTTGAAATtatttgaagaagaagagcCGGTTTTGCGGTTGCGGAGATTGATGAAGGAGGCAATTGCTGAGGAGAGGTTTGAGGTATTTCGCTTTGCGGTTTTCACCATgtgattgattttcttttgaatttctaaGTCTCATTCTACGGTCTTAATCTGAATATGTTGAACTGGAATGTTGGGATTATTCTATTGAATGCAGTCATTTGGTTTGGTTCAAAATGGGCAACTTTATATCTATTGAATGCTTAGTCCTTAATAACCATGTGCTCATGCTATTTTTATCTCCTAAGCCGTATTCATTAATGCAATGGAACTCCAAAGCTTGAAGAACTGGCCTTGGAAGGAAATATTTATTCAAATCATAATCTTTCAGAAGCTGGCATTATTCACCACTTTCTGTCTTTTTTATTGTCCGCCTCAAATAACAATGTTTTAGGTTCAAGCTTTGCATGACCTTCAAGAGTTGCAATTAGCATCTCCTAAACCCTTCTTAAATCATGCGAAATCTATATCTTACACTATGTAGGTTGGCAAAGTAGAGTATTACTTGCAATTTTTGAATTTGCTATCAGAAAGGAACCCTGCTTGCTCATTTTCATAACTTAATATCTGCCCATAACAAGATGCTAATTCAGTTTGATCCTTGATTGAATATGGAATATGGACAAGTCTAaggtaatgatttttttttttttttttggtctagcTTTGATTTTTAGCGTTTGTTACTAAGTACGATGCACATTCTTCTTAAGCTCTTCTGTCTATTAACTTtcctgtgattttttttttccctatttttggGAACTTTTTTATTGCAGGACGCAGCTAAATATCGTGATGAATTGAAGGAAATCGCACCACATTATCTCTTAACATGTGCAAGTGATGCAACGAcctttgtatgttttttttttttactcagttttataagttaatttttCGAATCTTCATTTCTACTTATGCCATTTTCATACAGTTTCTGTTTGGTCTTTTCCTAGTCCATTTAATTTTCGGCTAATTTTGTAACAACCTGAAaatcattgaaaatttttattttgaaaggaTGATATGTGCCTCTTGTTGCTAgcagaaaaaaaggaaaaatattaggtTTTTCCGTTTGGACACTAAAATGTTCCTTGATTATCTTTCTTATTGGTGTAGTATAGGCAAATACAACacaatgaaagaaaacaaatggtAGAATAATTAGTCGATATAAAATtaatccttttttattttattttttaattccagGGGATCAGGGTTCAAGTCAGGAGTGTTTACATAGAGGGCCGAAGTCAACCTTCGAAGGGGCTGTGCTTCTTCGCATATAGAATAAGAATTACCAATAATTCAGACCGCCCTGTTCAGCTTCTCAGAAGACATTGGATTATTACTGATGCCAATGGAAAAGTTGAGAATGTCTGGTTGGTATCTTATTGTAAACTGTTTTTGATCTCTTAAAGTCATCGTATAGTtcattcattttcaattttcttgtaTTACTTCACCAAGATAgcctgtttttatttttattttttaaaagtctTATCATTATCCCCTTATGCAGGGGTAGTGGAGTTATTGGTGAGCAGCCTGTTATACTTCCTGGGACAGGTTTTGAATACTCATCTGCATGCCCTTTGAGCACTCCCAATGGCAGAATGGTAAGATGGGatagttttgttttctttaNNNNNNNNNNNNNNNNNNNNNNNNNNNNNNNNNNNNNNNNNNNNNNNNNNNNNNNNNNNNNNNNNNNNNNNNNNNNNNNNNNNNNNNNNNNNNNNNNNNNTATTTTCTATTAATCTTTCAATGCTCCTCCAGTAGGATAGAAAACTACTCATATCCCCAGCTAGGGGTGAGTATTGGTTCGGTCGATATCGATAAAGGCATTTTCACTTACCGATTCGTGAAAGTCGGTTAAAGCGATTAATTAACCGACTTCATACCGACAATGAATGGTTTCGACTTAATCGGTTAGTCGGTTAATAATTGGTCGGTTAAGTTGGTTAATTGTTGGtttacaagtttttatgttaagatttatcaactTCTTTTTAACTAGAGAATTAGTAAAACttatgttttataaatgaacataaaaaataaatgaatggaACATGGACCAAAATGACACTCACAAATCATCTGgacaaataaaataagaaaacctaccaaataaaatttaaaattcacttgaaaaatcaaTTAAGTTGGTTATATGTTGattaattgacaattttttttttttttgttgttttttttgccGCCTACCAAACCGAACCGAtgttgaaacaatatttttattccgcTTACCAACTGTCAGAAGTTGGTTGTTGGTCGATGACAATTCAATGACAATCTATAAGCGGTAAACGGTTAATATGTCCATCCCTATCCCAAGCTAAACTTATACTTATAGCTTTAGGGGGCCAAGGG
This genomic interval from Corylus avellana chromosome ca3, CavTom2PMs-1.0 contains the following:
- the LOC132173571 gene encoding uncharacterized protein LOC132173571, which gives rise to MHSLSIKVFTDFNTGNTRRLPGRGSSGFAEIEECTRRQWLNCRDFGRNCRIVACASQRNGNGSGAGPSSSPSSSSSSFLSRSRTYALLKQQMEVAAKSEDYKEAARIRDSLKLFEEEEPVLRLRRLMKEAIAEERFEDAAKYRDELKEIAPHYLLTCASDATTFGIRVQVRSVYIEGRSQPSKGLCFFAYRIRITNNSDRPVQLLRRHWIITDANGKVENVWGSGVIGEQPVILPGTGFEYSSACPLSTPNGRMVRWDSFDRKLLISPARGEYWFGRYR